The DNA sequence AATCCAATAAAAGTGGAGCCACTTCATTGGATTCTCATAAAGGTCACAGTTGTTTAAGACTTGTATATGTCAAGAGTCACGTAGGTTAATCTAAAATTTAATGCTTCCTAGCATAATGTTCATTACATCCGATATCTTACCATACAGTTGGAAGCAAGAATGTGTGGCCTGAATTTGAAATCATCATTGAACATGAAAGTGAATATAACACAGACATTCCTGAGGATAATGCCTTATCTAATTCCTTGATCTCGAAGAACAAGATTGATGACACAATGAATTCACTTATGGATAGTTTTCAGGTATTATCGGTAGTTGTTTTCATCACTGAAGTGATGTTGCTTATTGTTTAAGCATATTATTTGCTAATGATATTATTTACAAACAGGGTGATGATGACAAAAAGAGTTGGGTTTACTTCCAAGAACGCATTGCCAAGGCCCCTGAACAAGTGTTGaggtgattattattattaagctaTTTAGAGTGCTTTAACTAAATTGAAGAACTTCTTTTAGCGTCCTTATGATGGTAGTTTATTTGCTAACAATGTTCCATAGTCAGATTTTCTTGCCTAATggaaaaacaaattcaaaataaccAAATTGATTGAACTGATTTCAAGATATATTTCCATTCAATTGACCGATACAAACTTATGGTAAATGCAGGTACTATAGGGATACAAATGCGAAGCCAATATGGCCTGTTTCGAGTGGTCGGCCATCCAATGCTGATATCCCTAAATGCAGTTACTGTGGTGGACCAAGGTGTCATGAATTTCAGGTAGGTAGTTATGTGAGATTTTTTGCTCAAGAGGTTCTTCATCGTTCTACTACATTATACTATTTCTTTTTTGAGGTATTGATGTTACTTTTAGAGTTTTAGTTAATAAGCTGTTATTGTTGGTGGTGCCAGATTTTACCACAGCTGCTATATTACTTCGGGGTAGACAACGAAGCGGACTCTTTGGACTGGGCTTCAATTGTGGTGTATGCATGTGAAGCTTCTTGCGAGGCAGGTTTGACTTACAAAGATGAGTATGCTTTTGTTCAACTTTTTTCACCTTCCCATAATACGATACACTGAAATTTTGACCTTGCCCTTGTATTCAAAATTTAAGAACTTTTTTTGTTAAGACGTTTTAGATTTGGGAGAATAGGAACATATGTATTTTTTGTTGTAATTTATAGGCTTTTGTTGacaattttttctttcattagaaATAGGCTATTTTTTGTACATTTGTATTATTTTTGGAGTTCctactatatataatatattatttttttcgggGGAATATTTGCTCGTCATACATTAATGGTTTAGTTGCTAACGCATTAAAAGTGTCCAAAACTcaatcaaaagttcaaaactaaaTCAAAAGAAGGGAAGATGATTATTACATTGTTGAATAGAAGCAGCTTCATTAAGTtataatagaacttcattaagtTGATGTAGACGGAATATGATAACATTTTTTGGGTACAAGATAACACGAAATGAATAATATTATATTTCTCTCAAACAAGCTTTGTACCAATTAACAGTAGACTTGTTTTCTAAGAGGAAAACCTACAGGAAGCGAAGTTAGAAGATTGAATTTAACACAGCTCCAATTAAATTAAATCATCCCAAAAGCACCAAAATGTTAAGTAACTATATAGTGGATTAACTAATCAAAGCTAAAAAAAGTTATCAAAGGTCTAGATGCTTAGTAGCTATAGCTCAGGATTTCGATCAGAAAGAGGAAAGAATTGCAAGAGCGAATCCTTGAGAAGCTGAATCAAAGAACTAAAATCCTTGCTACCCAATTCAAGACAATCTCTTATTAATCCACCTTCCACCACCTCTTTTTGCACCGTCTCCACCACTTCTCTCAACACACCCTGCAACAATGATAACCTTTATGTCACTCAAATACAGCTTAATACAAAATTAAcggaataaaattagataaatcaaAGAAATGACGACGTTTCATACCGATTGGCTAAACGCTTTAAGCAGCTTGGCGGAGAGAGATTTAGAGACGGTGAATACATTTTGGTAATTTCGGGCAACCCAGGCAGACCTTTCGGCGGACGATTCCAAGCGAGTCAACTCACTGAGTCCCGTCATCAACTCGTTCAAGTCCGAAACGGCGCCATATAATTCCGCGGGCGCGAGGGGCAGGTTCCTCCAATTCCACGCGTAGTCCCATGCGG is a window from the Arachis hypogaea cultivar Tifrunner chromosome 1, arahy.Tifrunner.gnm2.J5K5, whole genome shotgun sequence genome containing:
- the LOC112803425 gene encoding uncharacterized protein isoform X2, which gives rise to MTTTTRTKKKKKLSLLVSLRSPKMNGLLGANFSRAKLVEYRLGLIPWIYHQGGHQFVTFVANLYNSWFRDQHEQWQRDPEKPSRSVKVFRCQLPRFNPFYSSEPPKNDGNYKPSGGGAAFCNWCGTWKGDKLCSSCRQVRYCSEKHQVMSWRSGHKIACQQMKVSSAIGESNKSGATSLDSHKVGSKNVWPEFEIIIEHESEYNTDIPEDNALSNSLISKNKIDDTMNSLMDSFQGDDDKKSWVYFQERIAKAPEQVLRYYRDTNAKPIWPVSSGRPSNADIPKCSYCGGPRCHEFQILPQLLYYFGVDNEADSLDWASIVVYACEASCEAGLTYKDEYAFVQLFSPSHNTIH
- the LOC112803453 gene encoding uncharacterized protein — protein: MRTAVLFLTAFLLIAATPSPSQSLSFAPFFRFHRLLSLSRSLLHSVADLRATRGDVSGAQRARALAQKLDGGLGLGFWRMALGAAWDYAWNWRNLPLAPAELYGAVSDLNELMTGLSELTRLESSAERSAWVARNYQNVFTVSKSLSAKLLKAFSQSGVLREVVETVQKEVVEGGLIRDCLELGSKDFSSLIQLLKDSLLQFFPLSDRNPEL